Proteins co-encoded in one Haloarcula pelagica genomic window:
- the ncsA gene encoding tRNA 2-thiolation protein NcsA gives MECDKCGADAVLHAAYSGLYLCEDHLCRAVEKRVRRRIREDGLVPDDATPEDPETWVVGLSGGKDSVVLTEILTDVFEQDPRIELVALSIHEGIEGYRDESLDASRELTDALGIRHEVVGYESEFGVRMDEVVEDDPEGMAACAYCGVFRRDVLSRYAEKLDADKLLTGHNLDDEAETALMNFLEGDVAQMAKHFDASLGPFEGDGDAPTDRARETQDHHVPRAKPLRDIPEKEVALYARFRDLPAHITECPHAEEAYRGEIQELMLGLEQNHPGTRHSIMAGYEKLAALAADTYGGDDAEADFGECENCGAPTARDRCRKCNLLDALDA, from the coding sequence ATGGAGTGTGACAAGTGCGGTGCGGACGCGGTGCTGCACGCGGCCTACTCGGGGCTCTATCTCTGTGAGGACCACCTCTGTCGGGCCGTCGAGAAACGGGTCCGCCGCCGGATCCGCGAGGACGGGCTGGTCCCCGACGACGCGACGCCGGAGGACCCCGAGACGTGGGTCGTCGGGCTCTCCGGGGGGAAAGACAGCGTCGTCCTGACGGAGATCCTGACCGATGTCTTCGAGCAGGACCCACGGATCGAACTCGTCGCGCTCTCGATCCACGAGGGCATCGAGGGCTACCGCGACGAGAGTCTAGACGCCAGCCGGGAGCTGACAGACGCGCTGGGCATCCGCCACGAGGTCGTCGGCTACGAGTCCGAGTTCGGCGTCCGGATGGACGAGGTCGTCGAGGACGACCCCGAAGGGATGGCCGCCTGTGCCTACTGCGGCGTGTTCCGCCGGGACGTGCTCTCGCGGTACGCCGAGAAACTGGACGCTGACAAACTGCTGACCGGCCACAATCTCGACGACGAGGCCGAGACGGCGCTGATGAACTTCTTGGAGGGCGATGTCGCACAGATGGCGAAACACTTCGACGCCTCGCTGGGCCCCTTCGAGGGCGACGGGGACGCGCCGACCGACCGCGCCCGCGAAACACAGGACCACCACGTCCCGCGGGCCAAACCCCTGCGTGACATCCCCGAGAAGGAGGTCGCGCTGTACGCTCGCTTCCGGGACCTGCCGGCCCACATCACCGAGTGTCCCCACGCCGAGGAGGCCTACCGGGGAGAGATCCAGGAGCTGATGCTGGGCCTCGAACAGAACCACCCCGGGACGCGCCACTCGATCATGGCTGGCTACGAGAAACTGGCCGCCCTGGCGGCCGACACCTACGGCGGTGACGACGCCGAGGCCGACTTCGGGGAGTGTGAGAACTGCGGCGCGCCGACCGCCCGCGACCGCTGCCGGAAGTGCAACCTGCTGGACGCGCTGGACGCCTGA
- a CDS encoding type IV pilin, protein MVPGVSFASERSVSPVVGGVLMLGIVVLLVGASAVFVFQLTEEQTPAPETAFDLERTDSGAYELVHEAGPELDGDRVTLRGVADPDVLRGRTLSAGQSVVVFPQDETVRIVWIESEGEPSSYILSRFDIGATVASGRFPGGTIFTGNATEITTIAGDGGTVSVVPNASGIEAIGPPNADVTGDGAPGVPYVNGSGAVKLVDATGDVTTVTTSATVPDVTEDKTRLATGSWNGSPPSVFFVNDTSPSAIYRATPAGGGTVVAAPGDGANAVVGPGDIDGDGTDELVFVDASQTVQYLEPGGSVQDTSVSLGSSTGIGAGTMADFDGDGAVRVASVDGGNDIVLTDDTGGDTVTSGDVTGGSAPTAQKATTAAADVDGDSTPELVYLEESTGDVKYLDDIGSGTIDIEFLNDADGDRIDGYAQTGVA, encoded by the coding sequence ATGGTCCCCGGGGTCTCTTTCGCCAGTGAGCGGAGCGTCTCGCCGGTCGTCGGCGGTGTCCTCATGCTCGGTATCGTGGTGTTGCTGGTGGGGGCGTCCGCCGTGTTCGTCTTCCAGTTGACCGAGGAACAGACGCCCGCCCCGGAGACGGCCTTCGACCTCGAACGGACCGACAGCGGCGCCTACGAACTCGTCCACGAGGCCGGGCCGGAACTCGACGGCGACCGCGTCACGCTCCGTGGCGTCGCCGATCCTGATGTCCTCCGCGGTCGGACGCTTTCGGCCGGCCAGTCGGTCGTCGTCTTCCCCCAGGACGAGACCGTCCGGATCGTCTGGATCGAATCCGAGGGGGAACCGTCCTCCTACATCCTCTCGCGGTTCGACATCGGGGCGACGGTCGCCTCCGGTCGGTTCCCCGGCGGGACGATCTTCACCGGCAACGCCACCGAGATCACCACCATCGCCGGCGACGGCGGCACCGTCAGCGTGGTCCCGAACGCCAGCGGGATCGAAGCCATCGGCCCGCCAAACGCCGATGTCACCGGCGACGGCGCACCGGGTGTCCCGTACGTCAACGGGAGCGGGGCCGTCAAACTCGTCGACGCGACCGGGGACGTGACCACCGTCACGACCAGCGCGACCGTCCCCGATGTCACCGAAGACAAGACGCGCCTGGCCACCGGCTCCTGGAACGGGAGCCCGCCGTCGGTGTTTTTCGTCAACGACACGAGCCCGTCGGCCATCTACCGAGCGACGCCCGCCGGCGGCGGGACCGTCGTCGCGGCGCCGGGCGACGGGGCGAACGCGGTCGTCGGACCGGGCGACATCGACGGCGACGGCACGGACGAACTCGTCTTCGTCGACGCGAGCCAGACGGTCCAGTATCTCGAACCCGGCGGCAGCGTCCAGGATACGTCGGTCAGTCTCGGCTCCAGTACCGGCATCGGTGCCGGGACGATGGCCGACTTCGACGGCGACGGCGCGGTCCGAGTCGCCAGTGTCGACGGCGGCAACGATATCGTCCTCACGGACGACACCGGCGGGGACACGGTGACGAGCGGCGACGTGACGGGCGGGTCGGCACCCACCGCACAGAAAGCGACCACGGCGGCTGCCGATGTCGACGGCGACAGCACTCCCGAACTGGTCTACCTGGAAGAGAGCACCGGCGACGTGAAGTATCTCGACGACATCGGCAGCGGGACGATCGACATCGAGTTCCTGAACGACGCGGACGGCGACCGGATCGACGGCTACGCACAGACGGGCGTGGCCTGA
- the ftsZ gene encoding cell division protein FtsZ has translation MQDIVNEALERDEQEQKQLSDEDVDGFGDPRIVIVGCGGAGNNTVNRLYNIGVEGADTVAINTDKQHLKMIEADTKILVGKSLTNGLGAGGDPSMGERATEMAQGTIKEVLGDADLVFVTAGMGGGTGTGAAPVVSKIAKEQGAIVVGMVSTPFNVERARTVKAEEGLEKLRQEADSIIVLDNNRLLDYVPNLPIGKAFSVMDQIIAETVKGISETITQPSLINLDYADMTSIMNQGGVAVMLVGETQDKNKTQEVVKDAMNHPLLDVDYRGASGGLVHITGGPDLTLKEAEGIAQNITERLEASANVIWGARIQEEYKGKVRVMAIMTGVQSAQVLGPTTQKQANKSREAIQEVGDDTSFDASENVETGGASAGGQSGGRSSSGHSAGYGETDGGRSEVETNNGLDVIRTNE, from the coding sequence ATGCAGGATATCGTCAACGAAGCCCTCGAACGCGACGAGCAAGAACAGAAGCAGCTGTCGGACGAAGATGTCGACGGGTTCGGTGACCCCCGTATCGTCATCGTCGGCTGCGGTGGCGCCGGGAACAACACGGTCAACCGCCTGTACAACATCGGCGTCGAAGGTGCCGACACCGTGGCGATCAACACGGACAAGCAGCACCTCAAGATGATCGAGGCCGACACGAAGATCCTCGTCGGGAAGTCCCTGACCAACGGCCTCGGTGCCGGTGGCGACCCCTCGATGGGCGAGCGGGCGACCGAGATGGCCCAGGGCACGATCAAGGAAGTCCTGGGCGACGCCGACCTGGTCTTCGTCACCGCCGGTATGGGTGGCGGGACCGGGACGGGTGCCGCCCCCGTGGTCTCGAAGATCGCCAAAGAGCAGGGCGCGATCGTCGTCGGCATGGTGTCGACGCCGTTCAACGTCGAGCGTGCCCGCACCGTCAAGGCAGAAGAAGGGCTGGAGAAGCTCCGCCAGGAAGCCGACTCGATCATCGTCCTGGACAACAACCGCCTGCTCGACTACGTCCCGAACCTGCCGATCGGGAAGGCCTTCTCGGTGATGGACCAGATCATCGCCGAAACCGTCAAGGGGATCTCCGAGACGATCACCCAACCGAGCCTGATCAACCTGGACTACGCCGACATGACATCGATCATGAACCAGGGCGGCGTCGCCGTCATGCTGGTCGGCGAGACCCAGGACAAGAACAAGACACAGGAGGTCGTCAAGGACGCGATGAACCACCCGCTGCTGGACGTGGACTACCGCGGCGCCAGCGGCGGCCTGGTCCACATCACCGGCGGCCCGGACCTCACGCTGAAGGAGGCCGAGGGCATCGCCCAGAACATCACCGAGCGCCTGGAGGCCTCGGCGAACGTCATCTGGGGCGCCCGCATCCAGGAAGAGTACAAGGGCAAGGTCCGCGTCATGGCGATCATGACCGGCGTCCAGTCCGCACAGGTCCTGGGGCCGACGACCCAGAAGCAGGCCAACAAGTCCCGTGAGGCCATCCAGGAGGTCGGCGACGACACCTCCTTCGACGCCAGCGAGAACGTCGAAACCGGTGGCGCGAGCGCCGGCGGCCAGAGCGGTGGTCGGAGCAGCAGCGGCCACTCCGCGGGCTACGGCGAGACCGACGGCGGGCGCAGCGAGGTCGAGACCAACAACGGTCTCGACGTGATCCGGACCAACGAGTAA
- a CDS encoding ribbon-helix-helix domain-containing protein produces MERVTLRIPKQQIEEVEQMVATGEYPNRSEAIRAAVREMLAEQENSERTGNRKRSWARA; encoded by the coding sequence ATGGAGCGTGTGACACTACGGATTCCGAAACAGCAGATCGAAGAGGTCGAACAGATGGTCGCGACGGGGGAGTACCCCAACCGGAGCGAGGCGATCCGGGCCGCTGTTCGTGAGATGCTCGCCGAGCAGGAGAACTCCGAGCGGACCGGGAACCGCAAGCGGAGCTGGGCGAGGGCATAA
- a CDS encoding double zinc ribbon domain-containing protein, producing the protein MSKITFRADDDLVARLEEFDASKSEVMREALREYLGEGTPSTADGAVSPTSTDMDSIDEFIAERVDTIIADRLDDAPSRQRAQDVNVNITLDGDSRSVTPDSESESDGADGVSHDPSADVSHDAESRKTDSAADETAESSVARDCAQCGETVSSSHVYCPNCGEKASRRVFCECGDELRSDWGFCPSCGRRTPAADVLDNS; encoded by the coding sequence ATGAGCAAGATCACGTTCCGCGCCGACGACGACCTCGTCGCACGGCTCGAGGAGTTCGACGCCTCCAAGAGCGAGGTCATGCGGGAAGCCCTCCGGGAGTACCTGGGAGAGGGCACGCCTTCGACGGCCGACGGTGCCGTGTCTCCCACGTCGACGGACATGGACAGCATCGACGAGTTCATCGCGGAGCGTGTCGACACGATCATCGCCGACAGACTCGACGACGCCCCCAGCCGTCAGCGCGCACAGGACGTGAACGTAAACATCACGCTTGACGGCGACTCGCGGTCTGTGACGCCGGATTCGGAGTCCGAGTCCGACGGCGCCGACGGCGTGTCACACGACCCGTCGGCGGATGTGTCACACGACGCTGAGTCACGTAAGACGGACTCGGCCGCCGACGAAACCGCCGAGTCGAGCGTGGCACGTGACTGTGCCCAGTGTGGTGAGACGGTGTCGTCGTCCCACGTTTACTGCCCGAACTGTGGGGAAAAAGCGTCCCGCCGCGTGTTCTGTGAGTGCGGTGACGAGCTCCGGTCGGACTGGGGATTCTGCCCGAGTTGTGGCCGCCGGACGCCAGCAGCCGACGTTCTCGATAATTCGTAA
- a CDS encoding globin-coupled sensor protein produces MSDYANLFGRGGLNDQVDADALLSDIGLDESEIAWRKSFVGFDDADVDRLLTLQETFEDHAETIGEQFYENLLEHDQTVEVIERSPKAIDALKQTQEAYFTTLAGGDYGEEYFRNRARIGKLHDVLEMPMKHYIGQYGVYYDLILPLLADRLESRVSDRLASEWPGTAADGGTAAASGDESTDLPDSVESALDEEITAFGRELLSVLRIINLDMQVVADTYIHSYNEKVQAEAARRERLATEVEEDLEEPLAELRRSADDIAQRTQQISGLTDDQAAHVDTIAREVSGMSATIEEVAASASQVETSSTRARDLAEEGQTAADEAVDVMDGVSSAVDEVADDVDDLRDRVSEIDEVVEVINDIAEQTNILALNASIEAARAGEAGSGFAVVADEVKSLAGDSQARASEIETLVADIQADTTETVESLDTTTEQIERGIERVGEAMDLLADITDAVRETADGIKEVSAATDDQAATTEAIASMLDELVEQSDTVVAEVEQIAAATEQQAATVDEISRTASRLSE; encoded by the coding sequence ATGAGCGACTACGCGAATCTGTTCGGTCGGGGCGGACTGAACGATCAGGTCGACGCGGACGCCTTGCTGTCCGACATCGGCCTCGACGAATCGGAGATCGCATGGCGCAAGTCGTTCGTCGGGTTCGACGACGCCGACGTAGATCGGTTGCTGACGCTGCAGGAGACGTTCGAGGACCACGCCGAAACGATCGGCGAGCAGTTCTACGAGAACCTCCTCGAACACGACCAGACTGTCGAAGTCATCGAGCGGTCGCCGAAAGCGATCGACGCGCTCAAACAGACTCAGGAAGCGTACTTCACGACCCTCGCGGGCGGGGACTACGGGGAGGAGTACTTCCGGAACCGTGCCCGGATCGGCAAACTCCACGACGTTCTGGAGATGCCGATGAAACACTACATCGGCCAGTACGGGGTGTACTACGACCTGATCCTGCCACTGCTCGCCGACCGACTCGAATCGCGTGTCAGCGACCGCCTGGCCTCGGAGTGGCCCGGGACGGCGGCCGACGGCGGCACCGCGGCGGCGTCGGGCGACGAGTCGACCGACCTCCCCGACTCGGTCGAGTCGGCTCTCGACGAGGAGATCACGGCGTTCGGACGGGAGTTGCTGTCGGTGCTGCGCATCATCAACCTCGATATGCAGGTCGTCGCGGACACGTACATCCACTCGTACAACGAGAAAGTCCAGGCGGAGGCCGCCCGCCGCGAGCGCCTGGCGACGGAGGTGGAGGAAGACCTAGAGGAACCACTGGCCGAGCTCCGTCGCTCGGCGGACGATATCGCCCAGCGAACACAACAGATCTCGGGGTTGACCGACGACCAGGCGGCGCACGTCGACACCATCGCCAGGGAGGTCTCCGGGATGAGTGCGACCATCGAGGAGGTCGCCGCCAGCGCGTCACAGGTCGAGACCAGTAGTACACGCGCCCGCGACCTCGCCGAAGAGGGCCAGACCGCTGCTGACGAGGCCGTGGACGTGATGGACGGTGTCAGTTCGGCCGTGGACGAGGTCGCCGACGATGTCGACGATCTCCGGGACCGCGTCAGTGAGATCGACGAAGTCGTCGAGGTCATCAACGACATCGCCGAGCAGACCAACATCCTCGCGCTCAACGCCTCGATCGAGGCGGCGCGTGCCGGGGAGGCCGGGTCGGGGTTCGCCGTCGTCGCCGACGAGGTGAAGTCCCTGGCCGGCGACTCGCAGGCCCGTGCCAGCGAGATCGAGACGTTGGTCGCCGACATCCAGGCCGACACCACCGAGACGGTCGAGAGTCTCGACACCACGACCGAGCAGATCGAACGCGGGATCGAACGGGTCGGGGAGGCGATGGACCTGCTCGCTGACATCACCGATGCGGTCCGCGAGACGGCCGACGGTATCAAAGAGGTCTCGGCGGCGACAGACGACCAGGCCGCGACGACCGAAGCGATCGCGAGTATGCTCGACGAACTCGTCGAACAGAGCGACACCGTCGTCGCGGAGGTCGAGCAGATCGCCGCCGCGACCGAACAACAGGCCGCGACCGTCGACGAGATCTCACGGACTGCGAGTCGACTGAGCGAGTGA
- a CDS encoding aldo/keto reductase, which yields MNHRPLGSTGYEVTDVGFGTWNIGGDWGDVDAEEGREAVRAALDAGIDFIDTADVYGDGFSEQRIAEVLDERGVRDEVTVATKAGRRLDPHTADRYNYENLSRFVDRSREYLGTDTLELVQLHCPPTEAYYQPETFEALERLQEEGKVDHYGVSVEKVEQALKAIEYPGVETVQIIFNMFRQRPAELFFEEAARRDIGVIARVPLASGLLTGTLSRDMEFPENDHRNFNVDGEAFDRGETFAGLPVEDGFDAVDALREHVPERMTMAQMALRWILDHDAVSTVIPGSTTPEHVQANAAVSGMEPLSNQTHGAVRDIYEDTVYDGVHHRW from the coding sequence GTGAACCACCGACCACTCGGTTCGACCGGTTACGAAGTGACAGACGTTGGCTTTGGAACTTGGAACATCGGCGGTGATTGGGGAGATGTCGACGCCGAGGAGGGGCGCGAGGCGGTTCGGGCCGCACTCGACGCCGGCATCGACTTCATCGACACCGCCGATGTCTACGGCGACGGCTTCAGCGAACAACGGATCGCCGAGGTACTTGACGAGCGAGGGGTCCGCGACGAGGTCACCGTCGCGACGAAGGCCGGACGGCGCCTGGACCCCCACACCGCCGACCGCTACAACTACGAGAACCTCTCGCGGTTCGTCGACCGTTCTCGGGAGTACCTCGGGACCGATACCCTCGAACTGGTGCAGTTGCACTGCCCGCCGACGGAGGCGTACTACCAGCCGGAGACCTTCGAGGCCCTGGAACGCCTGCAGGAGGAAGGGAAGGTCGACCACTACGGCGTCAGCGTCGAGAAAGTCGAGCAGGCCCTGAAAGCTATCGAGTACCCCGGGGTCGAGACCGTCCAGATCATCTTCAACATGTTCCGCCAGCGCCCGGCGGAGCTGTTCTTCGAGGAGGCCGCCCGGCGTGATATCGGTGTCATCGCACGGGTGCCACTCGCCTCCGGACTGCTGACCGGGACGCTCTCGCGGGACATGGAGTTCCCCGAGAACGATCACCGGAACTTCAACGTCGACGGGGAGGCCTTCGACCGCGGAGAGACCTTCGCGGGTCTCCCCGTCGAGGACGGCTTCGACGCCGTCGACGCGCTCCGGGAGCACGTGCCCGAGCGGATGACCATGGCACAGATGGCGCTGCGCTGGATCCTCGACCACGACGCGGTGTCGACGGTCATCCCGGGGTCGACGACCCCGGAACACGTCCAGGCCAACGCGGCGGTCAGCGGGATGGAACCGCTGTCGAACCAGACCCACGGCGCGGTGCGTGACATCTACGAGGACACTGTTTACGACGGTGTCCACCACCGCTGGTAA
- a CDS encoding HAD family hydrolase, which yields MALSFDLFGTLVTADRPDAPWDAVADALADRGVTVPDDWEDAYRCSHREYERGREAPLPEHVRLALASRGVDASDRVARAAVLDAFDTPVRVRPDAEAAVAAARERGPVAVCSNCSVPGLVGRTLDRTSLGPFDAVVTSVDCGWRKPHRESFVATADALGVALADLVHVGDDARTDGGAGRAGARSVLLDETPLATVASRCREGSL from the coding sequence GTGGCACTCTCGTTCGACCTGTTCGGGACACTGGTGACGGCCGACAGGCCCGACGCCCCCTGGGACGCCGTCGCCGACGCCCTGGCCGATCGCGGGGTCACGGTCCCGGACGACTGGGAGGACGCCTATCGGTGTTCCCACCGCGAGTACGAGCGGGGCCGGGAGGCACCACTCCCAGAGCACGTCCGACTCGCGCTCGCGAGTCGCGGCGTCGACGCATCCGACCGGGTCGCGCGAGCGGCAGTTCTCGACGCTTTCGATACACCAGTGCGCGTCCGGCCGGACGCCGAGGCGGCGGTCGCCGCGGCACGCGAGCGGGGGCCGGTCGCGGTCTGTTCGAACTGTAGCGTCCCGGGCCTGGTCGGCCGGACACTCGATCGGACTTCGCTCGGTCCGTTCGACGCCGTCGTCACGAGCGTGGACTGTGGCTGGCGGAAACCCCACCGCGAGAGCTTCGTGGCGACGGCCGACGCCCTCGGCGTCGCGCTGGCCGACCTCGTCCACGTCGGTGACGACGCCCGGACCGACGGCGGTGCGGGGCGGGCCGGTGCGCGGTCGGTCCTGCTCGACGAGACACCGCTCGCGACCGTTGCGAGCCGCTGTCGGGAGGGATCGCTGTGA
- the cobS gene encoding adenosylcobinamide-GDP ribazoletransferase — MALSALRGALGFLSRLPVGHSEAAWEAFTASPTAFPLAGYVVGALVAVPFLAAGTLPAPVVAAGYLAAVVLVVGVNHADGLADLGDAAAVHGDPSERREVMRDTTVGVGAVLALGAALAALALGALAAAALPAFVAVALVVAAEVSAKLAMAAVACLGRPSHEGFGATVAGDKRPADLLGPLAVVVPVAVLVVPATAVAVVAGLGVAVLARRWAHARLDGVGGDVLGATNELARVGALHAGVAATALFGEVALWTRW, encoded by the coding sequence GTGGCTCTGAGCGCGCTCCGGGGTGCACTCGGCTTCCTTTCGCGGCTCCCGGTCGGCCACAGCGAGGCGGCGTGGGAGGCCTTCACCGCGAGTCCGACGGCGTTTCCGCTGGCGGGCTACGTCGTCGGGGCGCTCGTCGCCGTCCCGTTCCTGGCCGCCGGGACGCTTCCGGCGCCGGTCGTGGCGGCGGGCTACCTGGCTGCGGTCGTCCTCGTCGTCGGGGTCAACCACGCCGACGGCCTCGCCGACCTCGGGGACGCCGCCGCGGTCCACGGCGATCCGAGCGAGCGACGCGAGGTGATGCGGGACACGACCGTCGGCGTCGGCGCGGTGCTGGCGCTGGGGGCCGCTCTCGCCGCGCTTGCGCTCGGGGCGCTCGCGGCAGCCGCGCTCCCGGCGTTCGTCGCCGTCGCACTCGTCGTCGCCGCCGAGGTGAGCGCGAAACTCGCGATGGCGGCGGTCGCGTGTCTGGGCCGACCGAGCCACGAGGGGTTCGGCGCGACCGTGGCCGGCGACAAGCGACCGGCCGACCTGCTCGGTCCGCTGGCGGTGGTCGTCCCGGTCGCCGTCCTCGTGGTCCCCGCGACCGCGGTCGCAGTCGTCGCGGGACTGGGCGTCGCGGTGCTGGCCCGCCGGTGGGCACACGCCCGTCTCGACGGCGTCGGCGGCGATGTCCTCGGTGCGACCAACGAACTCGCCCGCGTCGGCGCGCTCCACGCCGGGGTCGCGGCGACGGCGCTGTTCGGGGAGGTGGCGCTGTGGACGCGCTGGTGA
- a CDS encoding NTP transferase domain-containing protein, giving the protein MCGGRGTRLATDGEKPLFRVDGVPMVDRVRRALRESGVDRVYAVTSPHAPETRAHLGAPIIETPGEGYVTDLDAALADERVSTPVLTVAADLPLLDGPTVDRVLDRYDAGSLTALVPAELKRELGVSDDTTFLREGREVAPTGVNVVGDEGDDAVLFREPRLAVNVNTLADARVAKRRL; this is encoded by the coding sequence ATGTGTGGCGGCCGCGGGACCCGACTGGCCACCGACGGGGAGAAGCCCCTGTTTCGGGTCGACGGCGTCCCGATGGTCGATCGGGTGCGACGGGCGCTCCGCGAGAGCGGCGTCGACCGCGTCTATGCTGTGACCTCGCCACACGCCCCGGAGACCCGCGCCCACCTCGGCGCGCCGATCATCGAGACGCCGGGTGAGGGGTACGTCACGGACCTAGACGCGGCGCTGGCGGACGAGCGGGTGTCGACACCGGTGCTGACCGTCGCCGCGGACCTGCCGCTGCTTGACGGCCCGACCGTCGATCGAGTCCTCGACCGCTACGACGCCGGATCGCTGACGGCCCTGGTCCCGGCGGAACTGAAACGCGAGTTGGGTGTCAGCGACGACACGACGTTTCTCCGTGAGGGCCGCGAGGTCGCCCCGACCGGCGTCAACGTCGTCGGCGACGAGGGCGACGACGCGGTCCTGTTCCGCGAGCCGCGGCTGGCGGTCAACGTCAACACGCTGGCCGACGCCCGAGTCGCAAAGCGCCGGCTGTAG
- the cobD gene encoding threonine-phosphate decarboxylase CobD — MDPETVRGLRARGGADGAIDADGRVPHGSSDDPAVLDFSANTNPETPPDVAAVFADALDRARTYPNDGYPDFRAAAAAFVDCEPGQVVPTAGGLEAIRLAIQTTVRAGDSVLLPRPSFGEYAREVRLQGAEPAFVAHDDLLDAEPGPHALAVVCTPNNPTGETADPDALRAFADRCRAAGTTLLADEAFLGFTDEPSLAGRPGVVVARSLTKLFGLPGVRMGYAVGTGDHLARLRTARRAWSMSTAAAVVGAHCYRQSAFVDRTRERVDSERERMRERLRSRFDVFPSDAPFLLLSVSDTDVDALLTEAGEAGIAVRDARTFRGLDSHVRVAVRTPTDNDTLLEALGV, encoded by the coding sequence ATGGATCCCGAGACGGTCCGAGGGCTGCGGGCACGGGGCGGGGCCGACGGCGCTATCGACGCTGACGGCCGGGTGCCCCACGGCAGCAGCGACGACCCCGCGGTGCTGGATTTCAGCGCCAACACCAATCCGGAGACGCCGCCGGACGTGGCGGCTGTCTTCGCGGACGCGCTCGACCGTGCGCGGACGTACCCGAACGACGGCTACCCCGACTTTCGCGCGGCCGCTGCCGCGTTCGTCGACTGCGAGCCCGGCCAGGTCGTCCCGACCGCCGGCGGACTGGAGGCGATCCGGCTGGCGATCCAGACGACGGTCCGGGCCGGCGACTCCGTCCTCCTCCCGCGACCGAGTTTCGGCGAGTACGCACGGGAGGTCCGTCTCCAGGGTGCCGAGCCCGCCTTCGTCGCTCACGACGACCTGCTCGATGCGGAGCCCGGCCCCCACGCGCTCGCGGTGGTCTGTACCCCGAACAACCCGACCGGCGAGACCGCCGACCCCGACGCACTGCGGGCCTTCGCCGACCGCTGTCGGGCCGCCGGGACGACGCTGCTGGCCGACGAGGCCTTTCTGGGTTTTACCGACGAGCCGTCGCTGGCCGGCCGACCGGGCGTCGTCGTCGCCCGCTCGCTGACGAAACTGTTCGGGCTCCCCGGCGTCCGGATGGGCTACGCCGTCGGGACCGGCGACCACCTGGCACGGCTCCGGACGGCCCGGCGCGCGTGGTCGATGAGCACCGCCGCGGCCGTCGTCGGGGCGCACTGCTACCGGCAGTCGGCGTTCGTCGACCGCACGCGCGAGCGGGTCGACAGCGAACGCGAACGGATGCGCGAGCGCCTGCGGAGCCGCTTCGATGTCTTCCCGTCGGACGCTCCCTTCCTCCTGCTGTCGGTGTCGGACACCGATGTCGACGCCCTCCTGACCGAGGCGGGCGAGGCGGGGATCGCGGTGCGGGACGCGCGCACGTTCCGCGGACTGGACAGCCACGTCCGCGTGGCGGTTCGCACACCGACGGACAACGACACGCTGCTGGAGGCACTGGGCGTGTGA
- a CDS encoding adenosylcobinamide amidohydrolase — MTFETTVREGICQLRRPDTRWLSTAWDGGYERADAGYNVTVPTGFDRTDLDSYRAERLGAAGVPVGPTLLTGVRMDNARRARDGPVTVVATAGLSNPAVLPVDGDGATSGTGDGADTAAWRPGTVNLLVGVERALGDGALATLLATAVEAKAATLRALAGVPGTTSDAVLVGTAPDCERAAFAGSATPVGAATRACVRDAVAASIDSHYDDGPPAPATTDYGVVTDRQTDVDRP; from the coding sequence GTGACCTTCGAGACGACCGTCCGCGAGGGGATCTGTCAGCTCCGTCGGCCGGACACGCGCTGGCTGTCGACGGCCTGGGACGGCGGCTACGAGCGGGCCGACGCCGGCTACAACGTCACCGTTCCGACGGGGTTCGACCGGACCGACCTCGACAGCTATCGGGCCGAACGGCTCGGTGCCGCGGGCGTTCCGGTCGGGCCGACGTTACTGACCGGCGTCCGGATGGACAACGCCCGCCGCGCTCGGGACGGACCGGTGACGGTGGTCGCGACGGCCGGACTCTCCAATCCGGCGGTGCTTCCGGTCGACGGCGACGGGGCGACGAGCGGGACCGGCGACGGTGCCGATACGGCGGCGTGGCGCCCCGGGACGGTCAACCTCCTCGTCGGCGTCGAGCGGGCGCTGGGCGACGGCGCGCTCGCGACGCTGCTGGCGACGGCCGTCGAAGCCAAGGCCGCGACACTCCGGGCGCTCGCCGGCGTCCCGGGGACCACCTCCGACGCAGTGCTCGTCGGGACCGCCCCTGACTGCGAGCGGGCCGCGTTCGCCGGGAGCGCGACCCCGGTCGGCGCCGCGACCCGGGCGTGTGTCCGGGACGCCGTCGCGGCGAGCATCGACAGCCACTACGACGACGGGCCGCCCGCGCCGGCGACCACCGATTACGGCGTCGTCACTGACCGTCAGACAGATGTCGACAGGCCGTAA